The sequence GATCGAAATTCACGGATTCGCCGATGCATCCACACGTGCGATGGGCATCGTCATCTATCTCCGAATCCGAGACGACGATGACACATTCCGCGTCACACTGCTCTCCGCTAAGTCCAAAGTGGCACCCCTGAAACCAATAACTATTCCGCGTCTGGAACTGTCGGCCGCTCTTTTGCTCGCGAAACAAATTGCGCACGTCCGTAAAACTCTTGACATCGAGCGAGTTCCGATACATATGTGGACCGATTCGGCCGTCGCTCTCGCGTGGATTcgcagcccccccccccccctccaaaTGGAAGGACTTCGTTAGAAATCGCGTAGCGGACATTCAGGAACTCGTACCACAAGCCTACTGGCACCACGTTCCCGGGACCTGCAACCCGGCGGACTTAGCATCTCGCGGCGTGTCTCCACAGTCATTGCTCGATTCCATTTGGTGGCGGGGGCCCGCGTGGCTGCGAGACTTCTCTCCAGCATGGCCCGCTGAAACCCTGTCTCCGGATCCCCGCATCGACATCGAGAAGCGATCGGAAAAATTGTACACGTCTCACTCCGCGACAACACAGTCTTGGAATCTAATCGAACGATTCTCTTCAATCACCAGGTTAGTCCGCGTAACGGCTCTGTGTCTTCGAGCAGCGAGCCGACTGAAGGTGAAACGAGCGGACCGCGGACCTTCAGATCCATTATCCGTCTCAGAGATCGAAAAGACGCGTCAATTTTGGATTCGGCAAACTCAGAAGGAGCACTTCACTCCCGAACTTCTAGCAATCACTCACGGCATCGACATGCCCAAGTCAAGCCCTCTCGTACACCTGATGCCCTTTGCGGACGCGAACGGCATCTTGCGCGTGGGAGGACGATTGCAGCACTCACTTCTTGATGCTGACCAGAAACACCCGGTCATTCTGCCGCGGTCCTCGAAGTTCACCTCGCTCGTCATCGCCAAAGCGCATCTGCACACCTTGCACGCCGGTCCACAACTCACCCTCGCGACGATACGACAATCGTATTGGATCGTCGGCGGGCGACAACCGGTGCGAGCGTTCATAAAGCGTTGCGTTATTTGCACTCGCCACTCCGCTCGCCAATGTACGCAGCTCATGGGGCAGCTCCCGTCGCGCCGCGTCACTACCGCGCGGGCATTTGTAAACACCGGCGTCGACTACGCCGGCCCATTTCACTGGCGAACTATGCGTGGCCGAGGAGCCAAGGTTCTTAAAGGATACCTCGCGTTGTTTGTTTGTATGGCCACCGGGGCAGTCCACCTTGAGTTCGCATCAGACTACACCGCAGACGCATTTATAGCCGCTTATAAGCGCTTCACCGGGCGGCGCGGCATCTGCCGTACATTGTCGAGCGACTGCGGCACAAACTTCATCGGGGCGAATGCCGAACTTCGACGAATGTTCACGCGCGCGTCGCAAGAAGCACAATACATAGCAGACAGTCTCGCGAACCTGGGAACGCAGTGGATATTCAATCCTCCCTCCGCTCCACACTTCGGTGGAAAATGGGAAGCCGCAGTAAAGTCAACTAAATTTCACATGCGCCGCGTAATCGGAGAATCTCCACTGACATTCGAGGAATACGCGACACTGTTTGCACAGATCGAAGCCTCGTTGAACTCCCGGCCACTCTGCCCACTGTCCGACGACCCTTCCGATCTCGCCGCACTCACACCGGGTCACTTCCTCATCGGCGATGCACTAAACGTCATCCCTGAACCGGACCTCACCGATACTCCGCGTTCACGATTGTCACGCTGGCAACTACTGAGGCAGCTGATCGACCATTTCTGGTCGCGATGGTCTCGGGAGTACATGCAACAGTTCCTCACTGCGTCCAAGTGGCAAACGAAGTCACCCCCAGTCCGAATCGGAGATCTGGTTCTCGTCCGAGACGAACGGACACCCCCGGCAAGATGGCCTCTAGCGCGCGTAACGGAGCTGCATCCGGGCAAGGACAACATCACCCGCGTCGTCACGGTTCGAACCGCGACGACAGTATTAAAACGGCCAATCACGAAATTGTGTCGACTGCCGGTCGACGCCACTACGACTGACTCGTAATCCAGCCTCACTCAAGGGCAACGACTCCGCGTCTTATTGCCGAACTGCGTTTCGGCaagggggggagtaatgttccggccgaTCAACGTTCGGCCGATCCGCGTCACCGCCGTCACCTAGTCGCGCGGATCCGACGTCACGTCATCCGCGCGGCCCCCCTCCCTGCGATCCGCCGAACAGGTGATTCTCGGCTAAGCACCGGCGGATCGTCTCTCGTGACCCAGTCGACGACCTCCGCGGATCAAAAGTAGACATATACATCGCTCGTTAGAACATTGTGCTTCAACAGCCACTCATCGTGACGTGGCTACGAACCGTTCACCGCTAGATAATACCTCATTCTCCGCGATTATCCATAAAGAATTCAACAGTCTTGTGTAACAGTGTGTATTTAGTTATTAAATGTGTGTGTGACAAACGGCTGTATAGTGATTGACGCTCACCCGCTGTTTTCTCACTAATCCCCGATTCCGATCCCCAACAGCGGTGGTGATATATGCATCAGGACTACTACATCAGTTTGCAAACGGAACTTCAGTCACCTTCCGTCATCAGTGAAATGAGATACGGGTAGGCAAAGTGAAAGACAGTGCAACGAGGTTCACGGGGGTGACCTACCCACGCATGAACAGGTTCACGTGTGTGTCTAAGCAAGAGTCCAGTTGAGAGGAGTATGATCGAGAGAAGAGCTTGATCCGACTGGATGCTGCTAGATTGAAAAGAGATTGATTAAGTGTAGGTTGATCAGGATCGAGGCCCAGTTTCATTCAAGTCCTGCTGGACTTAACTATCTTAGCGTCCAGTTCTTTAGCCACATTTCAACATGTCCAACTCTACGTACCCAGCCAACTGCGGGCCCGACTATTGGCTTTATCAAGCAACGGTCGGCGACCAACCCCCTCTACAAGTTATGTACCCGGATATCGCGCATCAGGCGCATCAGCAAGTACAGCCCAGCCCGGATTACATGCAGCAACTTCAATTACAAGAACTCTCGTCGGCTCCAGCGAGTCTTCTAGAATCACTCCTCCGTCACGGAAAGAACGGAGTCCCCGATAGTTACGCGAATTCTGTCGGGAAACCGCCGACACCACCAGGCGGACAATTCCTGCTGACACCGCCATATACACCGACTTCGACAGACGGAAAGTCACCTGTCACAGGATGCGTGCCGATTGGTCAAGTGCAGGAGACGAGCAACCACGTGCAAGGATATCAGAGTTATTCACAGCAGCCGCTGTGTAATGTGACGCCTGGGCCGTCTGATTATGTGGCGCAACAAACTTACGGAACTGGTTATCTGGACAATAGTAATATTGTTAACCATAATAACGTTAacaccaataacaattacaatggGGAACCGAATCCTCAGTTGAAGTGTACCGAAGAGGCCCAGGTAGATTACGCATGGATGAGATCAAATTGTTTGTAGATTGCGACTTTTTGGAAATGTTATTCTGTGATTGTCCTAtttgttgtttaaaaattaacacATTGGTCGCCACATACATGGGTGATGGATACTTCCGTGAGGGCCCTCTCACCCAGATGTGGATGACGTTCTTCTTCGTCAAAAGTTAAACaggattttacaatttataaaaatcccaTTTGTAACACAGAATTAAATGGAATAATCACTGGCAAATATGAAATATACTAATACAAAGCAGAAGtattttaaatatacagggtgtcccaaaattcgtgaaaatcccgaaagggggtggtccctgtgaccattctaagagacattttcctttgcaccaatgtcaactgcggctttgtttaggagttattaacgaaaaacacggaccaatcagagcgcgtcctggtccgccgcgccgtgccacgccggcaagcgagtgtcggtggtacgccgtgacatcgcaacgaacaagagtttctcgataatgtgaatcctctccgatttcgatgagctttggatacgttgtccagaccatgattctgaacaacatttctctttagactttttggcgatcggctttagtttacgagataatcgtaaaaaaagagaagaagcagaaactgattgaattaaaaactcacgtattcagccgtaaatccatttgctgcttcgaaatgtgtgtcactgggtcactcggtgacgaactgcacagatgtcttcaggtacacggcagtaccgaaagccaagggacgtacggccaggtcgacgagctgcacagccggtggtagaaggcctaagggatgcgcggtcaagtcgacgatccagaatttaactttcactttcgaatcgataaataattcgtatgtttattttacacagatgccttgaaatttttccacactcacaatcactgttcacatttgtcaacacatagttatgcactaataataattgccatatccgtgtcctgctgcacaaatcacaacaatcagggaatgcaatcactagactgcggatttcatgcatttgtagcaaacatgagtaggtgcattttaatacagtagagagattaaaataatttcaaaacaccaatgtattattttcaaattcttaaaatgatcacagtaagaatcaaatatctgtctggctcctgtcccttgtaatagcggcagccaacattcattttgcataaagattcgcagtctagtgattagtttaaatatcacagtcaaaaaaacagctaatacatagcaaccgttagctttgaatttacaagtctttggagatgttctctctaccgcggctcgaacgacactgattttccgcaagatttttctaaagaatttaggaagggcatttagagtgtcgaaattcgaaatgcacgctgtagcacgagaacgacgggacggttggacgaaaaacaggatacgagaaggaccgctttaagacttatggcaatcacatgtttaggttttcctgtagattggtacgcagagtcgatgggtaaccgttcgaaaacgtcgtctgtccttcttttagaaagtttcttaaggaaggtataggacaatagggatgctacgctgacctgacatttttaccccctgctgggtaaaaggacggatgacgttttcgaacagttacccatcgactctacgtaccaacctgcaggaaaaactaaacatgtgtttgccacaaagcttacagcggtccttcttgtatcctgtttttcgtccaaccgtcccgtcgttctcgtgctacagcgtgcatttcgaatttcgacactctaaatgcccttcctaaattctttagaaaaatcttgcggaaaatcagtgtcgttcgagccgcggtagagagaacatctccaaagacttgtaaattcaaagctaacggttgctatgtattagctgtttttttgactgtgatatttaaactaatcactagactgcgaatctttatgcaaaatgaatgttggctgccgctattacaagggacaggagccagacagatatttgattcttactgtgatcattttaagaatttgaaaataatacattggtgttttgaaattattttaatctctctactgtattaaaatgcacctactcatgtttgctacaaatgcatgaaatccgcagtctagtaattgcattccctgattgttgtgatttgtgcagcaggacacggatatggcaattattattagtgcataactatgtgttgacaaatgtgaacagtgattgtgagtgtggaaaaatttcaaggcatctgtgtaaaataaacatacgaattatttatcgattcgaaagtgaaagttaaattctggatcgtcgacttgaccgcgcatcccttaggccttctaccaccggctgtgcagctcgtcgacctggccgtacgtcccttggctttcggtactgccgtgtacctgaagacatctgtgcagttcgtcaccgagtgacccagtgacacacatttcgaagcagcaaatggatttacggctgaatacatgagtttttaattcaatcagtttctgcttcttctctttttttacgattatctcgtaaactaaagccgatcgccaaaaagtctaaagagaaatgttgttcagaatcatggtctggacaacgtatccaaagcgcatcgaaatcggagtggattcacattatcgagaaactcttgttcgttgcgatgtcacggcgtaccaccgacactcgcttgccggcgcggcgcggcgcggcgtgccaggacgcactctgattggtccgtgtttttcgttaataactcctaaacaaagccgcagttgacattggtgcaaaggaaaatgtctcttagaatggtctcagggaccaccccctttcgggattttcacgaattttgggacaccctgtatacactatTACAGTACTCCCCAAtctttttatcgccgcggaccggtcaacgtttttttgataattttaccgcggcccgctgagGGGGCGGGGAACGTTGATTgattatattttagattgttttgatttaataattttaatttaattgtatttaatgttccttgcgcgggggttggggaccactgcactctattatactaatttatatttattaatttatatttaaaataaaaaatataacattataCTACGTAGCATCCCAATGAGCACAGGACTATCCTATGTACGTCCGAGGGAGGTCTGCTTCGGACGTTCGGGACGATCGGAAAACGTCCAGAATATCCTAGTAAGGGGCTAGAAACATCCTAGTCACAACCTCTGAATGGTCATGTTACGAAGTAGACTATCCTGAGAACGTACGGTGGCGACATACCTAGACGGTTTTTAGACTGTTCGAAAATACCGTTCTCCGGAAATTCCTAGTAGAGGTTTTTAGACTGTTCGAAAGTACCGTTCTCCGGAAATTCAGAAATTTTGTGAACGTTTAAAGAAGGaacaacatttatttaaaatttcatttattttaggaTTTTTTTTGCATTTGGTATATGTAACAAACGAGATTTTACAAGATTATACGGACATTTACGAACATAACAAGATTTTAAGTACATttacctgtacggtgcaggcctgttactaatagacacgcgccgaacaccgccgactgacaccgagaaccgccgaacacgCCGTATACACATACCGCGTCACGAGGTACAGTCCCGCGCTCCGAGACGAGTGGTAGGGTTTCCTGGACCATTCCCGCCTGTATCCTGAGCCGGCACACGCACCAGATTGCCGggcacgcgtcgcgacgccccggTCTCACGACGCCGGTAAACTCATGCACCAGTTACGCGGATGAACACTCTCGCGCCGCGATTCGGGATCCACGTTAGAATCACACCCGGTTCCGCGAAAGTACGAGTATTGAGGCCCGAAAATACATATTCACGCAGTCGTTATTTCTCGCCCCGCGCACCgagtcattttcagcttccgtcgattctctcgccagtaaacgaacctggctcggcgagctattcggcacgagaggacacgaccaCCGTGGCAGACACATcccgccggaagcagaaccgttacagctTCTTATTTTCGACTGCTGCAACTTCTTGGCTCCGCTTCCTGCTGTCTTCTTTCAAACTCTCTGGGTCTGTTTAGAGTCAGCAAATCCCCGCTGGAGGCAGTAACTAgaaatgaaatatgtttttatgataaaagatatactaattacagtaataggatgagatgtacagctatgaatgtaataaattaatgttcaaTATGTAGAGCGATTCTTTTTTGTATCTACATACCAAGGTTGGTTTTCTTCTCCAATCTTAGGGGAGTGGGTAAAATGGTCTGTTCTGTCCCACACAATACGGTTTTCCTTCGTTTTGACTTCTTCGCCGCTTGCGTATGGTCACAACTCGTTACAGACGAGAACACTCCTCATCTTGGATTTCCAGGATTCATCGTCTACTTTGTCGATATTCTGCGCGCCGTGTAAATAGTACTGAATAGTACCTTCATTTTTTGATCGCGCAATGGCGGCGATTTCAGCTTCAGTAGTCGATGAGATGGCGTCAGATGGGGTACCTCGAACACCCCgcagcagtgcttcgattgagccaacctttttgatacgatggatggccgctagaggcgctgcgcggaaaaacagtaacgtatctactattgggtagcagagcggccagagccctgaggcagttatattggcgggaatgtatcgaaataatcttaccggacaaaaagactgcaggatgtgtcctacgagttacaaaatatacacaaatacacttgttatacattcatttttcagaatcaaatcatataaattttttaaaattctgcggggtgctcaaggaaccccatttcatctacccaatagtagatacgttactgtttttccgcgcagcgtctctagcggccatccatcgtatcaaaaatgttgggctcaatcgaagcactgcccCGCAGTGCGCCAGAGCGGaaatagtaacttcaacagcgccactcgaggtgaactacgaagacagagagcagatatgtttctcgcaggaaagacaatgacagagaatatgaaactaaaaattggtattatttgaatctgaaaaatgaatgtataacatgtgtatttgtgtatgttttgtaactcgtaggacacgtcctgaagtCTTTTTGTCCAGAACAGATTAGATTTAACAGATCCTCATTTAAGCAGATGGGTTACTGTTTGGGACGCACATGCGCGTGAAATCTTGCACCACATCGGTTGATACGAAACCGAAAGAATTATTTTGCGGAAATGAATGGTGTtaccgagatattcgcaaaaaactgctATGCTctagttcagacacggcggaaacagcgcgttttcgaccgcgcgatttttgtttttgattgttAGACCGCGCGGTTACGTGTGAACGAATACATAAACGCTAATGTCAATAATGTCTGCGCGGTTCAAATcgcgcggtcgaaaacgcgcggGTTCCGCCTTGCCTGAACTCTGAACGAGGTCTATTGCTACTGTGTAACCTATAATAAATCTAAGCcgtatttattcaaattattgcaaatatatagATTTGGGTTAGGTCTAAACAATCTACAAATTCTGGATGACATCTACAATGAGAAGATTATTTACATATGTGAACAGAATGAGTTGTGGTTAGGTCCTGGGAGGGCTGGAGAGGGTCGGCCCGACCCAATAAAAATCAAGGTCAGTATACGTCAGTATAGTGCTATATACTGCTatagcaatagttttttgcgaatctCTCGAAAACTAACAGAGACACCTCATGAGATTTCACATAGCTATGTGAAAAAGTTGTTTAAAATGTGTAGCTGcataacatattcaaatttcaacaaaatcggagaggattcctAAATAATTACCCcacttttttgcgaatatctcggtaACCGTTCATTtctgcaatattatttttcgGATTCGTATTATCCCCCTCCTCCCGCACCATACGCGCCTACCGCCCACCACCGCAGGCGTTGTCAATATACCAAAACAACCGCTTTTAATCGACAAACTTTGGGAGCATAtcctacaatatacatatatatgctcTCCAAGTTTCCCCaatattttatacagggtgaggcgccagaaacaggccacctgaataattcGGCTggtattggtgttaggaagaaatgcatcagatggaacttgcttggctTCAAGGGCCCGGGGCATTAATCAGATGTGAGTAACTTTTTTGCAGGTGTatgcgtaaaggacatatgaaggtgaatttcatttttttaaatggaatgaggtattttttcatACATCAAATGATGCAGCTGGGCATTCGGTATAAGAAAGTACTTACCTATATGTATgtagaaaaattagtagttcaggagatatttcaatttaaataactctaaaataccattactgtcgtactaagacattacacaagtaagtaaacactaacgtcttagtacgacagtaatggtattttagagttatttaaattgaaatatctcctgaactactaatttttctacatacatacaggTAAGTACTTTCTTATACCGAATGCCCAGCTGCATCATTTGATGTatgaaaaaatacctcattccatttaaaaaaatgaagttcaccttcatatgtcctttacgcatccacctacaaaaaagctactcaCATCTGATTAATGCCCCGGGCCCttgaaaccaagcaagttccatctgatgcatttcttcctaacaccaatatcagcagagttattcaggtggcctgtttctggcgcctcaccctctATATTcaacacggcttgaatatttgacACGATGACTACACACTGAGATCCCACACTGGATCTCATGCACAAGAAATCCCTTCGCTCAAGTTACGCAATGCTGTTTCCGCTGTATATGCCCTAActatactatttattattatttttttaaagcgCTACAGGATTTTACAAAGAACGTAAAATACACTTTtcacatatatttttattttggaatatttgCAATTATATACAGGTGGACAAtgatacagtagcggacaaaagtttaagaccgctctagagaagactataacttttttaatattataccatCTTCAAtcatatagtataatattaaaaaagttatagtcttctttagagcggtcttgaacttttgtccgctactgtaggtGACAATGATACAGTGTTAGAAATGTTTCGTTGTTCCCTTACTTCGCTCCGTTGCTCTCTTGAGCCAAGATTGCATGGAAGCTTCAGTTTCGCTATTATGCTTACATACTTTCGCCTTTGTTGCTGCATCTAAACAATGAAAATTTTGTTGAATAATATTCAATcgtatacaaataaatattataataaaataaacgtgATGATTACCTATTATTACTTTTGCTATTTGCAAAGTATTGAAAGCTTTCTTGCCTTTCCGACCCATCCAACTGTACTGCATAGCGAATTTATTGGTCATCAAACAGGTCATTACCCGTTTCACGAAATTATAGTTATGTTTACCTCCCACTGCTGCTAATTCGTCCACctacaaattgataattttgttaCAACTGAATTAGAATTCTACTTGTATCGTTAACGTTATATTTCTTACCGCGTCTATGAAATGTTTCTCGTTTTTCAGATTATTCTCGAATTTTTCCATCTCTTCTTCACAATCAATCGGGAATAATATGCCAGTTTTGAAAATTGACGGACTTCCTTTTTAAGCCGCAGACTGTAGGTCGTCCCATCTTTTGTCGTTACTGTCCATCCTAATCAACACCTCCATCAGGAGACTGCGCAACAGATGTAGCTGCTCCATTACAATATTTAGCTTGTTTTCTAGAAATTTAGATTTGGTAGGTGTCAGCTGATGTAC comes from Lasioglossum baleicum unplaced genomic scaffold, iyLasBale1 scaffold0059, whole genome shotgun sequence and encodes:
- the LOC143219688 gene encoding uncharacterized protein LOC143219688, giving the protein MVDNTPRFEPCACVGTLKENEKVSDAVFHERPRARCGASTDIGFSPQRSLTPSGNVLASRPEFKNKYNEFLDEYERLGHMRIVSDRDTQTKPASFVLPHHGVLRESKIRVVFNGSHRSSSGTSLNDCLHIGPKLQVDLSDVILRWRRFQFAFAADVEKMYRQIRVHEDDQTFQRIVWRSEPSHPVQEFALTTVTYGLACAPFLALRCMQQLAIDEGDNFPRAKDILLRETYVDDVLSGADCAHSAQEKIQQLKRLLGAGGFALKKWVANCAELLPAEERRPESCGEKPMSVDAPHRALSLSWNTASDTFSFSFKVPTHAHGSKRGVLSTISQLFDPLGWLAPVTELVPQAYWHHVPGTCNPADLASRGVSPQSLLDSIWWRGPAWLRDFSPAWPAETLSPDPRIDIEKRSEKLYTSHSATTQSWNLIERFSSITRLVRVTALCLRAASRLKVKRADRGPSDPLSVSEIEKTRQFWIRQTQKEHFTPELLAITHGIDMPKSSPLVHLMPFADANGILRVGGRLQHSLLDADQKHPVILPRSSKFTSLVIAKAHLHTLHAGPQLTLATIRQSYWIVGGRQPVRAFIKRCVICTRHSARQCTQLMGQLPSRRVTTARAFVNTGVDYAGPFHWRTMRGRGAKVLKGYLALFVCMATGAVHLEFASDYTADAFIAAYKRFTGRRGICRTLSSDCGTNFIGANAELRRMFTRASQEAQYIADSLANLGTQWIFNPPSAPHFGGKWEAAVKSTKFHMRRVIGESPLTFEEYATLFAQIEASLNSRPLCPLSDDPSDLAALTPGHFLIGDALNVIPEPDLTDTPRSRLSRWQLLRQLIDHFWSRWSREYMQQFLTASKWQTKSPPVRIGDLVLVRDERTPPARWPLARVTELHPGKDNITRVVTVRTATTVLKRPITKLCRLPVDATTTDS